AAgtatttacttgtttttttgCACTGAGGTGCTGGAGTGTTAGAGCAGCTCTGCGCTGGAAGATGAAGCCTTGCTGGACCGAGCTATAAGGATTACAGTGATTTGACTTTATAAAGGAGACGAAAGGACCATTATATCTGCCAGCCAACTTTATAAGTATTTCAGGATGCCGCGTTCATTCCTAGTAAAGAAGCATTTCAATGCAGCCAAGAAACCGAATTATAGTGAACTGGAGAGTCCAACAGGTTTGTGATTTGACGATTCTAACTCCCTAACAGTGAAAAGTTGAAGTtagttaaactttttttagtGTTTTGCAACTCTTCGTTAAATTTATGGCACTTAACACACTAAAAAGTTTTATTGAATCAAACCATTGccatttttttcttgaaatttgtGTTTGTATATGAAGACTGTATATCTAAATGGAATAATTGATCAGTTCCTACTGGAAAAATAGCCATTTTATCCATTTGACTCTTCAAAATAGTCCAGTACAAATCCTTTAGGACTATTTTTGTCGAAGGATAGACagatattattattgtttctcACTGTAACTCCATATAAAGTTACTTAAATGGGTAGTTGGTGTACAACATTAGTGTTTACCTTCAAATGTATATGAATGTTCAAGGGAAAGTGTATCTTTTGTCACAATTTTAAATGgttctgcagtttttaaaagtgtaaatatTCCATGTATTTTCTCAATGAAGATGGCCATAAATGCTGATTTAGAAATATAGCATGTCACTTGTCAAGTATATCTGGTCGAGTGAACTAATGTGATTGCATTTCCCCttttattgcagtgtttatttccCCATATGTCTTAAAAACCCTCCCGGTGCCTGTTATACCTCAGCCTGAAGTGTTAAGCCCGGTGGCGTACAACCCTATAACAGTGTGGACTACCAGCAGCCTGCCCCTGTCCCCCCTGCCCAGCGACCTGTCCCCCATCTCCGGATACCCCTCATCCCTCTCCGACACGTCGTCTAATAAAGACCACAGCGGTTCGGAGAGCCCCAGGAGCGATGAAGACGAGCGGATACAGTCGACAAAACTGTCAGATGCTGAGAAGTTTCAGTGCAGTTTGTGTAACAAGTCCTACAGCACATATTCCGGACTCATGAAACACAAGCAGCTGCACTGCGACGCACAGACCAGGAAGTCGTTCAGCTGCAAGTACTGCGAGAAGGAATATGTGAGTCTAGGGGCCCTAAAGATGCACATAAGGACACACACGCTGCCGTGCGTTTGCAAAATGTGTGGGAAAGCTTTCTCCAGACCTTGGTTGCTGCAAGGACACATTAGGACACATACAGGTGAGTTTATTTGATGCACATGCATGTGTCTTTCTTCAGAGTTTAGATTGATTGCTTGCAAATATTGTGTTGGCAGCATTGCATGATGCAGCAGTACGGTAATGTGGACTGACATTGaaatttattttgttcattagGTGAGAAGCCTTTTTCATGCCCACACTGCAGCCGGGCATTTGCGGACCGGTCGAACCTCCGAGCTCACCTGCAAACACACTCGGATGTGAAGAAATACCAGTGCAAGAACTGCTCCAAAACCTTCTCTCGCATGTCGCTGCTGCACAAACATGAGGAATCTGGCTGTTGCATTGCACACTGAGAGAGAATCACACACGTACACCCAAGTGCCTCCAATTGTGAATGCTGATCTCGGACCTGCTCTTCCTGTCAGTATACTCGTGATAAACTGGATACGCCAAACGCGTCCGTGACGATTTAAAAATGCATCGCCCCAGGGTCTGAATGAATAAAGTGTTTGTGGAGTCACTTAAAGATCAGGTTCCACCCAAGACGCTTCACGCTAACAAACAAAACTGACCCAAAACAGCCTTTTCCGATTTGAGTTTGGTTCCCGGAGAACCTTCAACACCCTCAGAAAGGAAAAGGCACAAAAGAAAAGACTGTTTGCCAGATCCCTGGTGGTCTTAACTCAATGACTAAGAAGCCTTTTCATTTCAGTGCAAACGCAGATTCATTCAACATGTCATGCGCCTGTCATGTGCCTTCCATTTTAACAGTATTTGCCCTGTCCGGGTTGGGTTGATGTGTACTGTACATTTGTTTACGGATATGTACTATTTGGGAGGTTTTAAATGTATAGCCTCTCTAATAAGCAATAATTTAGACCGGTTTACATCTTAAATGGGTAAGACGGacacttttttttgttaatCGTTTTTCTTTTCCGAGAGGTAATCGGTCAGATATTTCAAACCACAGATGAGCTTGAGACCAAAGGAATAATTAACGCCATGTTTTTAAATGGGGAACAAGTGCAAAATGATGTTTTCTTgaattaaaagtatttaaactGTTGTGCGGTCAAAACACAACAGCAATTAACCAGCACTCTGACATGCAATACTTTGCCACGTGCCTTTTTTCATCAGGAACTTCAGAGATTTTGCCATGTAattgtttatttgaatgtatATGACACTGATATGATTGTACTTTGTATTGCAAAGTGTAAATGAATGGTATGATtttgtacaaaaaataaaatttacactTTTTTTGGAATAACTCATCTTTTtggcatcatttactcaccctcatgtcattacaaacctgtatgactttattttctTCTGTGAAAAGTTGCTATTTCGAAGAATGTTTCTTCAAGCAAAACTGGTGTCTATGCAATGAAAGTCAATTGGGTCCAAAAGAacactattttaatttttgggtgaactatccctttaagcttttAACAGCTGCATTGAATAACAATTAGCCtaatgtttacatttacataGGGTTTGTAATGTCATGCAAATGGAAGGCCCTTAATGGCACATTAACAGGAACATTTCTTAATCTCTGGAAAAGTGCTTCACTGCAAtgtgtgctgttttttttttatttttatctgcaTTAACAATTAAAGTTTAGAAAATGGTGTTAAACATAATTGTGGAGGATGTAAAGATCTGGTTTATTATCTGTCCCTGAATTTAGAATATGGTTTGACTCGTTCCCACAGTTAACTTACATAGTGGGAGTTCATCAAAGTGCAGTTTAAGTATTTCATGATGCAAATGTGTTTGCAGTTTACTGTAGAGGAAAAAGCAAGTTGTATGAACTACTGTCATTAATGTAAAAGTCAAGCTAGTGGAGATGCTATTTATATTCAGGAAGTTAATCAGAACCAACATGAAACGTCATGgaaatgaagtggtcaaaagatGTGGGAACTATACAAGACAACTTTTGTTGTGCATCTCATTGAAATGTCCTCAGGAGGTCAACTCATTTTAAAGTCGGTGAATTTGTGGTGTGGCCACATGAACCTGTCCTTGCAAACCTGTTCGGCTCCCAAACAAATCCCAAATGTTACACCTCCTCCCTATGTTGATCTCACTTTGCTGCCAATTTCTTTGAAGACTCTGGGTCTCTGAAGGGAAAAGCCAGACTGGCTCTCACACATGTGAAAGTCC
The nucleotide sequence above comes from Chanodichthys erythropterus isolate Z2021 chromosome 23, ASM2448905v1, whole genome shotgun sequence. Encoded proteins:
- the snai2 gene encoding zinc finger protein SNAI2 — translated: MPRSFLVKKHFNAAKKPNYSELESPTVFISPYVLKTLPVPVIPQPEVLSPVAYNPITVWTTSSLPLSPLPSDLSPISGYPSSLSDTSSNKDHSGSESPRSDEDERIQSTKLSDAEKFQCSLCNKSYSTYSGLMKHKQLHCDAQTRKSFSCKYCEKEYVSLGALKMHIRTHTLPCVCKMCGKAFSRPWLLQGHIRTHTGEKPFSCPHCSRAFADRSNLRAHLQTHSDVKKYQCKNCSKTFSRMSLLHKHEESGCCIAH